From one Catenuloplanes nepalensis genomic stretch:
- a CDS encoding DUF397 domain-containing protein: MTTPHPKGDFDLSRAVWQSAGPGEGGDGSSVEVAFVDDLIGMRNGADPDGPVLVFTQAEWDAFVEGAKDGEFDLE; the protein is encoded by the coding sequence ATGACCACGCCTCACCCCAAGGGCGACTTCGACCTCTCCCGCGCGGTGTGGCAGTCGGCCGGGCCGGGCGAGGGCGGCGACGGAAGCTCCGTCGAGGTCGCCTTCGTCGACGACCTGATCGGCATGCGCAACGGCGCCGACCCGGACGGTCCCGTCCTCGTCTTCACCCAGGCCGAGTGGGACGCCTTCGTCGAGGGCGCCAAGGACGGCGAATTCGACCTGGAGTGA
- the pepN gene encoding aminopeptidase N, whose translation MRSLTRAEAVERAALLTVDGYEIHLDLTGGSELFRSSTTIRFRASAPGPTFVEVKPHRLISARLNGTDLDVSALDGNRLPLASLLTGDAENALVVEAEMAFTNSGDGLHRFVDPADGEVYLYGASFLDESEKVFASFDQPDLKAPFTLTVRAPEGWLVAANGAEAAREDGLWTFTRTQPLATYFVTLIAGPYHLVSGEHDGIPLGLYCRRSLAGDLDKDAEAILDVTARCLDRFHELFQVRYPFGKYDQAFVPEFNAGAMENPGLVTFRDDYVFRSAVTDSEYELRATVIAHEMAHMWFGDLVTMRWWDDLWLNESFAEHMGYRVIAEVTDRKTWTTFGMRRKGWGYSADQRPSTHPVAPGDLEDSALALLNFDGISYAKGAAVLRQLVAFLGDEAFLAGLRDYFRTHAFGNATLADLLDALSRSSGRDLSGWADLWLRTAQVNTLTPEITPGPDGTWAEVAVRQTAPESHPTLRPHRIRIGLYDRAGAEVVCRDRFEVDLTPEADGGRTVLDRLAGQRAADLLLLNDGDLTYAKVRLDDASASAVPLVLPGIEDSLTRAVIWSSMIDAVQDADRPVADLVALVLAALPVEREVIIVEDVLLLTGRLVDRYLAGAAREDALLLIAAAADRLLAAAPAGHSLQLAAARSLIGTTRDASRLRGWLAGDGVPDGLAVDADLRWRLLASLVVLGAAGPAEIEAESARDRSAAGELWAGTCRAALPDPAAKERAWRRLYTDESLSNRSLVAYAQGFWQPEQSELTAPFVARYFAEIPEAARARSGWSAERLAALTFPVFAVSPETRAAAAGLLARDDLHPAVRRAVTDADDDMRRALRARGV comes from the coding sequence ATGCGCAGCCTGACTCGTGCGGAGGCCGTGGAACGCGCCGCACTGCTGACCGTCGACGGCTATGAGATCCACCTTGACCTCACGGGTGGTTCGGAGCTGTTCCGATCGAGCACCACGATCCGTTTCCGGGCGTCCGCGCCCGGCCCGACGTTCGTGGAGGTCAAGCCGCACCGGCTGATCTCCGCGCGGCTCAACGGCACCGACCTGGACGTGTCCGCGCTGGACGGCAACCGGCTGCCGCTGGCCTCGCTGCTCACCGGCGACGCGGAGAACGCGCTGGTGGTCGAGGCGGAGATGGCGTTCACGAACTCCGGCGACGGACTGCACCGGTTCGTGGACCCGGCGGACGGCGAGGTGTACCTCTACGGGGCGTCCTTCCTGGACGAGTCGGAGAAGGTCTTCGCCTCGTTCGACCAGCCCGACCTGAAGGCGCCGTTCACGCTGACCGTGCGCGCGCCCGAGGGGTGGCTCGTCGCCGCGAACGGTGCGGAGGCCGCTCGCGAGGACGGGCTCTGGACGTTCACGCGTACGCAGCCGTTGGCCACCTACTTCGTCACGCTGATCGCGGGGCCGTACCACCTGGTCAGCGGCGAGCACGACGGGATCCCGCTGGGGCTCTACTGCCGCCGCTCGCTCGCCGGCGACCTGGACAAGGACGCGGAGGCGATCCTGGACGTCACCGCGCGCTGCCTGGACCGGTTCCACGAGCTGTTCCAGGTGCGGTACCCGTTCGGGAAATACGATCAGGCGTTCGTGCCGGAGTTCAACGCCGGTGCGATGGAGAACCCGGGCCTGGTCACGTTCCGCGACGACTACGTGTTCCGCTCCGCGGTCACCGACAGTGAGTACGAGTTGCGGGCCACCGTGATCGCGCACGAGATGGCGCACATGTGGTTCGGTGACCTGGTCACCATGCGCTGGTGGGACGACCTCTGGCTGAACGAGTCGTTCGCCGAGCACATGGGCTACCGGGTGATCGCCGAGGTGACCGACCGGAAGACCTGGACCACGTTCGGCATGCGGCGCAAGGGCTGGGGTTACTCCGCCGACCAGCGCCCGTCGACGCATCCGGTCGCGCCCGGCGACCTGGAGGACTCCGCGCTCGCGCTGCTCAACTTCGACGGCATCTCGTACGCGAAGGGCGCGGCCGTGCTGCGCCAGCTGGTCGCGTTCCTCGGCGACGAGGCGTTCCTGGCCGGCCTGCGTGACTACTTCCGGACGCACGCGTTCGGCAACGCCACGCTCGCCGACCTGCTCGACGCGCTGAGCCGGTCGAGCGGCCGTGACCTGAGCGGCTGGGCCGACCTGTGGTTGCGCACCGCCCAGGTCAACACGCTCACCCCGGAGATCACGCCGGGCCCGGACGGCACCTGGGCCGAGGTGGCGGTCCGGCAGACCGCGCCGGAGAGCCACCCGACGCTGCGCCCGCACCGGATCCGGATCGGGCTCTACGACCGGGCCGGCGCGGAGGTGGTGTGCCGGGACCGGTTCGAGGTCGACCTGACTCCCGAGGCGGACGGCGGGCGCACCGTGCTGGACCGGCTCGCCGGGCAGCGCGCGGCCGACCTGCTGCTGCTCAACGACGGCGACCTGACCTACGCGAAGGTCCGGCTGGACGACGCGTCCGCGTCCGCGGTGCCGCTGGTGCTGCCCGGCATCGAGGACTCGCTCACCCGCGCGGTGATCTGGAGCTCCATGATCGACGCGGTGCAGGACGCGGACCGCCCGGTCGCGGACCTGGTCGCGCTGGTGCTCGCGGCGCTGCCGGTCGAGCGCGAGGTGATCATCGTGGAGGACGTGCTGCTGCTCACCGGCCGGCTGGTCGACCGATACCTCGCCGGCGCGGCCCGGGAGGACGCGTTGCTGCTGATCGCGGCCGCGGCCGACCGGCTGCTGGCCGCCGCGCCGGCCGGTCACTCGCTGCAGCTGGCGGCGGCCCGGTCCCTGATCGGCACCACCCGGGACGCGTCGCGGCTGCGCGGCTGGCTGGCCGGCGACGGCGTGCCGGACGGGCTGGCGGTCGACGCGGACCTGCGCTGGCGGCTGCTGGCGAGTCTGGTGGTGCTCGGCGCGGCCGGCCCCGCCGAGATCGAGGCGGAGTCCGCGCGGGACCGCAGTGCAGCCGGTGAGCTGTGGGCCGGCACGTGCCGGGCCGCGCTGCCCGACCCGGCGGCGAAGGAACGGGCCTGGCGGCGGCTCTACACGGACGAGTCGCTCTCCAACCGCTCACTGGTGGCGTACGCGCAGGGCTTCTGGCAGCCGGAGCAGAGCGAGCTGACCGCGCCGTTCGTCGCGCGGTACTTCGCGGAGATCCCGGAGGCGGCGCGGGCGCGGTCCGGGTGGTCGGCCGAGCGGCTGGCCGCGCTGACGTTCCCGGTGTTCGCGGTCTCGCCGGAGACCCGGGCGGCGGCGGCCGGCCTGCTCGCGCGTGACGACCTGCATCCGGCGGTCCGGCGCGCGGTCACCGACGCGGATGACGACATGCGGCGCGCGCTGAGGGCCCGCGGCGTGTGA
- the nadD gene encoding nicotinate-nucleotide adenylyltransferase — MGERGQRIGIMGGTFDPVHNGHLVAASEVADRFGLDEVVFVPTGQPWQKGRQAVTPAEDRYLMTVIATASNPRFTVSRVDIDRPGPTYTVDTLRDLRAIYGTDAQLFFITGADAVAKMLSWKDAERMFELARFVGVTRPGFELSNEHLPADAVSLVEVPAMSISSTACRARVVAGKPVWYLVPDGVVQYIAKRGLYAG; from the coding sequence GTGGGTGAGCGTGGGCAGCGGATCGGCATCATGGGCGGCACGTTCGATCCGGTTCACAACGGTCACCTGGTCGCGGCCAGTGAGGTCGCGGATCGGTTCGGGCTGGACGAGGTGGTCTTCGTCCCGACCGGGCAGCCCTGGCAGAAGGGGCGGCAGGCGGTGACCCCGGCCGAGGACCGGTACCTGATGACCGTGATCGCGACCGCGTCCAACCCGCGCTTCACGGTCAGCCGCGTCGACATCGACCGGCCCGGCCCGACCTACACCGTCGACACGCTGCGTGACCTGCGCGCGATCTACGGGACGGACGCGCAGCTGTTCTTCATCACCGGCGCGGACGCGGTCGCGAAGATGCTCTCCTGGAAGGACGCGGAGCGCATGTTCGAGCTGGCCCGGTTCGTCGGCGTGACCCGGCCCGGCTTCGAGCTGTCGAACGAGCACCTGCCGGCGGACGCGGTGAGCCTGGTCGAGGTGCCCGCGATGTCGATCTCGTCGACCGCGTGCCGCGCGCGCGTGGTCGCCGGCAAGCCGGTGTGGTACCTGGTGCCGGACGGTGTGGTGCAGTACATCGCCAAACGAGGGCTGTACGCTGGGTAG
- the rsfS gene encoding ribosome silencing factor, translating into MTVPERALELALAAAQAAADKKAEDVVVIDVGDQLPITDAFVIASAPNERQVLAIVDAIEEELLKLPEKAKAVRKEGERAGRWVLLDFNDIIVHVQHSDEREFYSLDRLWKDCPIVPFVDRDLVEAEAGAGSAA; encoded by the coding sequence GTGACGGTACCCGAGCGAGCCCTCGAGCTGGCCCTTGCTGCCGCTCAAGCCGCCGCAGACAAGAAGGCCGAGGACGTCGTCGTGATCGACGTCGGCGACCAGCTTCCCATCACCGACGCGTTCGTGATCGCCTCCGCGCCGAACGAGCGCCAGGTCCTCGCGATCGTCGACGCGATCGAGGAGGAGCTGCTCAAACTCCCGGAGAAGGCGAAAGCCGTCCGGAAGGAGGGTGAGCGTGCCGGTCGCTGGGTCCTGCTGGACTTCAACGACATCATCGTGCACGTGCAGCACTCCGACGAGCGCGAGTTCTACTCCCTCGACCGGCTGTGGAAGGACTGCCCGATCGTCCCGTTCGTCGACCGCGACCTGGTCGAGGCCGAGGCCGGCGCGGGTTCGGCGGCGTGA
- a CDS encoding histidine phosphatase family protein, whose translation MTRLIIWRHGNTDWNAEGRVQGQTDVPLNDLGRSQAGTAAPLLAGLEPDAIYASDLRRARHTADALAALTGLPVTEDARLRERHYGLFQGLTNPEIAERFPEAFARWNGGDPEVGAEVERNDDVGKRVGEALREIADRHSGKVVVIATHGGAARQGFGDVLAWPADVMAAIRPLQNCHWTELADTPRRGWQLRAHNVGPWPEKAIPAAV comes from the coding sequence GTGACCAGGCTGATCATCTGGCGGCACGGCAACACGGACTGGAACGCGGAGGGTCGCGTCCAGGGCCAGACCGACGTGCCGCTGAACGACCTCGGCCGGTCACAGGCCGGCACCGCCGCGCCGCTGCTGGCCGGGCTCGAGCCGGACGCGATCTACGCAAGCGACCTGCGGCGTGCCCGGCACACCGCGGACGCGCTGGCCGCCCTGACCGGGCTGCCGGTGACGGAGGACGCCCGGCTGCGCGAGCGGCACTACGGCCTCTTCCAGGGTCTGACGAATCCGGAGATCGCCGAGCGGTTCCCGGAGGCGTTCGCGCGCTGGAACGGCGGCGATCCGGAGGTCGGCGCGGAGGTCGAGCGCAACGACGACGTCGGCAAGCGGGTCGGCGAGGCGCTGCGCGAGATCGCCGACCGGCACTCCGGCAAGGTCGTGGTGATCGCCACCCACGGCGGTGCCGCCCGGCAGGGCTTCGGTGACGTGCTGGCCTGGCCGGCCGACGTGATGGCGGCGATCCGGCCGCTGCAGAACTGTCACTGGACCGAGCTGGCCGACACCCCGCGCCGGGGCTGGCAGCTGCGCGCGCACAACGTGGGCCCGTGGCCGGAGAAGGCGATCCCGGCGGCGGTCTGA
- a CDS encoding DegV family protein, translating to MSVAVVTDSTAYLPDTGGLTVVPLHVVVGDRELPEVPGLSSGELSRMLRDRRVPITTSRPAPERFVEAYRRLFDGGATGIVSVHLSARLSGTVEAAQLAAAQFGDAVRVIDSRSAGMATGFAALAAAACADLDEAAKAAQTAVERTTSLFYVDTLDFLRRGGRIGAASALVGTALSVKPILRIADGAIIVRDKVRTAGRALARLADLTVEAAGDGDADLAVHHLAAPERAAELLSRVADRLGARLRARHLTEIGAVVGAHLGPGAICAVIHRR from the coding sequence ATGTCAGTCGCGGTCGTCACGGACTCCACGGCGTACCTGCCGGACACGGGCGGGCTCACGGTCGTCCCGCTGCACGTCGTGGTCGGCGACCGTGAGCTTCCTGAGGTGCCGGGGCTGAGCTCCGGCGAGTTGTCCCGCATGCTGCGTGACCGCCGGGTGCCGATCACCACGTCGCGGCCGGCGCCGGAGCGCTTCGTCGAGGCCTACCGGCGGCTGTTCGACGGCGGCGCCACCGGCATCGTCTCCGTGCACCTCTCCGCCCGGCTCTCCGGCACGGTCGAGGCCGCCCAGCTGGCCGCGGCGCAGTTCGGCGACGCGGTCCGGGTGATCGACTCCCGATCCGCCGGGATGGCCACCGGCTTCGCCGCGCTCGCGGCCGCCGCCTGCGCCGACCTGGACGAGGCGGCCAAGGCCGCGCAGACCGCGGTCGAGCGGACCACCTCGCTGTTCTACGTGGACACGCTGGACTTCCTGCGTCGCGGCGGGCGGATCGGCGCCGCGTCCGCGCTGGTCGGGACCGCGCTGTCGGTCAAACCGATCCTGCGCATCGCGGACGGTGCGATCATCGTGCGGGACAAGGTGCGCACGGCCGGGCGCGCGCTCGCCCGGCTGGCGGACCTGACCGTGGAGGCGGCCGGTGACGGCGACGCGGACCTGGCCGTGCACCATCTGGCCGCGCCGGAGCGCGCCGCCGAGTTGCTGTCCCGCGTCGCCGATCGGCTCGGGGCCCGGCTGCGCGCGCGGCACCTGACCGAGATCGGCGCGGTGGTCGGCGCGCACCTCGGGCCGGGCGCGATCTGCGCGGTGATCCACCGGCGGTGA